The proteins below are encoded in one region of Citrobacter enshiensis:
- a CDS encoding DUF1376 domain-containing protein, protein MAALPYMQLYIADYLADTMHLSTEEHGAYLLLMFNYWQTGRPIPKNRLAKIARLSNDRWDAVEPSLKEFFNDTGTEWVQERIERDLEAVKNSISQKSAAGKASAQARKAKKGADTQQKGNGCSTGVEVPFEQGSNGNSTNKDTDTDTDTDLKEQQERELRAQSDFLPPMGKFPITDDWMPGEDFVGQAAQWGINLGSLPGYTAVEIQQFRDYWKCEGKVKHHIQWEQTFASSLKTSRAISSSSSAGTRRQAGFGVSQPDTEIPPGFRG, encoded by the coding sequence ATGGCAGCTCTGCCTTACATGCAACTTTACATTGCTGATTACCTGGCGGACACCATGCATCTGTCTACAGAAGAGCATGGTGCTTACCTGCTACTGATGTTCAATTATTGGCAAACAGGTCGCCCGATCCCCAAAAACCGCCTGGCGAAAATTGCACGGCTAAGTAACGACCGTTGGGATGCCGTTGAGCCGTCGTTGAAAGAGTTTTTTAACGACACTGGTACCGAATGGGTGCAGGAGCGTATAGAGCGGGATCTGGAGGCTGTTAAAAATTCAATCAGCCAAAAGTCGGCTGCAGGAAAAGCATCCGCTCAAGCCAGAAAGGCCAAAAAAGGAGCAGACACCCAACAAAAGGGTAACGGGTGTTCAACGGGCGTTGAAGTTCCGTTTGAACAGGGCAGCAACGGCAACTCAACTAATAAAGATACAGATACAGATACAGATACAGATCTAAAAGAACAACAAGAGAGAGAGTTACGCGCGCAAAGTGATTTTCTCCCTCCAATGGGTAAATTTCCGATCACCGATGACTGGATGCCTGGTGAAGACTTTGTCGGTCAAGCCGCACAATGGGGGATTAATCTCGGCAGCCTGCCGGGTTACACGGCGGTTGAGATTCAGCAGTTCCGTGATTACTGGAAATGCGAAGGGAAAGTTAAACATCACATCCAGTGGGAACAGACCTTTGCTTCCAGCCTGAAAACATCACGGGCCATATCCTCCTCATCATCGGCAGGTACACGCCGACAAGCGGGCTTTGGCGTTTCGCAACCAGACACTGAGATCCCTCCGGGATTCAGGGGGTAA
- a CDS encoding ATP-binding protein: MKSTHDLLGRLRNLMPAGVQPKFTSSQELMAWQQEEGRKRAAELEKQNQQNRAERIFGRSGICELHKGCSFANYQVSIDGQKHALTMAKSYAHNFGNGFTSFIFSGSCGTGKNHLAAAIGNYLLQHDHSVLVVTVPDLMLRARKCYDEGQSESALLDDLCKVDLLVLDEVGVQRDTRNEWVLLNQIIDRRMASMKPVGVLTNLNYDELSKVLGVRVMDRLTMDDGIWVNFAWGSYRKNVTHLRIVK, encoded by the coding sequence ATGAAATCGACGCACGATTTGCTTGGTCGTCTCCGCAATCTCATGCCTGCAGGTGTTCAGCCAAAATTTACCAGCAGTCAGGAGTTAATGGCCTGGCAGCAGGAAGAGGGTCGCAAGCGGGCTGCTGAGCTGGAAAAACAGAATCAGCAAAACCGCGCTGAAAGGATTTTTGGTCGTTCAGGGATCTGCGAGCTGCACAAGGGGTGCTCATTCGCGAATTACCAGGTGAGTATCGACGGGCAGAAACATGCACTGACGATGGCAAAGAGCTACGCCCATAACTTTGGTAATGGTTTCACCAGTTTCATATTCAGCGGCAGTTGCGGTACCGGGAAAAATCACCTGGCCGCGGCAATCGGGAACTACCTGCTTCAGCACGATCATTCCGTTCTGGTCGTGACCGTACCTGATTTGATGCTCCGCGCCCGCAAGTGCTATGACGAAGGCCAGTCTGAATCCGCTCTGCTGGATGACTTGTGCAAGGTTGATTTGCTTGTTCTTGATGAGGTTGGTGTTCAACGTGATACGCGCAACGAGTGGGTATTACTTAATCAGATTATCGATCGCCGTATGGCGTCAATGAAGCCAGTGGGGGTGCTAACAAACCTGAATTACGACGAGTTATCGAAAGTTCTGGGTGTGCGGGTCATGGACCGCTTAACCATGGATGACGGTATCTGGGTGAATTTTGCCTGGGGAAGTTATCGCAAAAACGTGACCCATTTACGGATCGTAAAGTAA
- a CDS encoding PerC family transcriptional regulator, whose amino-acid sequence MTKEISQKDRVAIVVRHTPNCVMRDVCEALDIPSGTAGKFLHALTVSGTVRRTHNGTQYVYNIAPDAEIPDVKLPFMEEKSDPVQTQLAEKMAKDLKSRGLWRRAAKVYADMLGIARSSVEVSRIAQQRNECLRMARR is encoded by the coding sequence ATGACCAAAGAAATATCTCAGAAAGACCGGGTGGCGATAGTCGTACGCCATACCCCGAACTGTGTAATGCGGGATGTATGTGAGGCACTTGATATTCCATCAGGTACCGCCGGAAAGTTTCTGCACGCACTGACAGTTAGCGGCACAGTTCGACGAACCCACAACGGAACTCAGTACGTTTACAACATCGCCCCGGATGCAGAAATACCAGACGTAAAACTGCCATTCATGGAAGAGAAAAGCGACCCGGTTCAAACGCAACTGGCGGAGAAAATGGCGAAAGACCTTAAGTCCAGAGGACTCTGGCGGCGCGCGGCAAAGGTGTATGCCGACATGTTGGGAATTGCCCGTAGTTCGGTTGAAGTTTCACGTATAGCGCAGCAGCGTAACGAGTGCCTGCGTATGGCCCGGAGATGA